The following proteins are co-located in the Megalops cyprinoides isolate fMegCyp1 chromosome 15, fMegCyp1.pri, whole genome shotgun sequence genome:
- the lzts2a gene encoding leucine zipper putative tumor suppressor 2a, with the protein MALVQTLPAPSDHPKPSVSAPRSPPGGTMGSVSSLIAARTYQERHCRKPTPAAGCVRQQEALLHVSGSQELLVGGGSLSTKRQASITATGNGNYSYLCEDSFGDWNDNHVTPSSPCSDSEETKDNRVLNGNIGGPPPKLIPVSGKLEKNIEKTLIRPTAFKPVVPKNRNAVQYLSPRPGCSLSESQGSLNLLLPGAGGSLVCTDKRNSYSGGRNTRGSQSCTMSDSGRNSLSSLPTYSSAGYSLAPSEAPGGHLEPARSAPGHGHSNSDSGRSSSSKSTGSLSGRGQPLSDSGSCGRSPAPAEGYEAVVRELEEKLRERELELQQLRENLDENEAAICQVYEEKQKRCELELEELRQSCSSRMKQASQKAVRAQQVLQLQVFQLQQEKKKLQEDFSQLLQERELLEKKCASIEREQTQLGPRLEETKWEVCQKSGEISLLKQQLKDLQVDLGQKAGDIVALKAQLREARAELQASQARAQEAHAAARTRTLELEVCENELQRRKSEAELLREKVGRLEEESARLREALSAPIGQGGTVLAPAPKGQGLGLSPPQGRVSLLGPAYREEEQHLLAYESDEAKAQRQSADALQGLRQQVERLRAELLYERRRSEDQAETFEEERRVWQEEKEKVIHYQKQLQQNYIQMYRRNRELERVMRELSLELETRDLEEIEGPGNEIHFEEITATEI; encoded by the exons ATGGCTCTGGTCCAGACTCTGCCCGCCCCCTCTGATCATCCCAAGCCCAGCGTCTCTGCCCCCCGCTCGCCCCCAGGAGGCACCATGGGCTCCGTCAGCAGCCTGATCGCCGCCCGCACATACCAGGAGCGCCACTGCCGCAAGCCCACCCCGGCCGCGGGCTGCGTCcgccagcaggaggcgctgctCCATGTGTCCGGCTCCCAAGAGCTGCTGGTGGGCGGGGGCAGCCTGTCCACCAAGAGGCAGGCCTCAATTACTGCCACCGGTAATGGGAACTACAGTTACCTATGTGAGGACTCGTTTGGGGACTGGAACGACAACCACGTgactcccagcagcccctgcagcGACTCAGAGGAGACAAAGGACAACCGCGTGCTGAACGGGAACATCGGGGGACCCCCTCCCAAACTCATCCCTGTGTCGGGCAAGTTGGAGAAG AATATAGAGAAAACACTGATCCGGCCCACAGCATTCAAACCAGTGGTGCCTAAGAACCGCAACGCGGTGCAATACTTGTCTCCACGGCCAGGGTGCAGTCTGTCAGAGAGCCAAGGTAGCCTCAACCTCCTGCtgccgggggcggggggatcTTTGGTCTGCACAGACAAGCGGAACTCCTACAGCGGGGGGCGCAACACCAGGGGCAGCCAGTCCTGCACCATGTCGGACTCCGGGCGCAACTCCCTGTCCAGCCTGCCCACGTACAGCAGCGCCGGGTACAGCCTGGCCCCCAGCGAGGCCCCCGGGGGCCACCTGGAGCCCGCACGCTCAGCGCCCGGGCACGGCCACTCCAACTCGGACAGCGGCCGTTCGTCTTCCAGCAAGAGCACGGGGTCGCTGAGCGGGCGGGGCCAGCCGCTGTCAGACAGCGGGTCGTGCGGCCGGTCCCCCGCCCCGGCAGAGGGGTACGAGGCTGTGgtgagggagctggaggagaaattgagagagagagagctggagctgcagcagctcagGGAGAACCTGGACGAGAACGAGGCCGCTATCTGCCAG GTGTACGAGGAGAAGCAGAAGCGCTgcgagctggagctggaggagctccGGCAGAGCTGTTCCTCCAGGATGAAGCAGGCGTCCCAGAAGGCCGTGCGGGCCCAGCAGGTGCTGCAGCTGCAAGtcttccagctgcagcaggagaagaagaagctgcaggaggacttctcccagctgctgcaggagcgCGAGCTCCTAGAGAAGAAGTGCGCCTCCATCGAGAGGGAGCAGACCCAGCTGGGGCCCCGCCTGGAGGAGACAAAGTGGGAG GTGTGTCAGAAGTCGGGCGAGATTTCCCtgctgaagcagcagctgaaggaCCTGCAGGTGGACCTGGGCCAGAAAGCGGGCGACATCGTGGCACTGAAGGCGCAGCTGCGGGAGGCCCGGGCGGAGCTGCAGGCCAGCCAGGCCCGCGCCCAGGAGGCGCACGCCGCCGCCCGCACGCGCAccctggagctggaggtgtGCGAGAACGAGCTGCAGCGCCGCAAGAGCGAGGCGGAGCTGCTGCGCGAGAAGGTGGGCCGGCTGGAGGAGGAGTCCGCCCGCCTCCGGGAGGCCCTGAGCGCCCCCATTGGCCAGGGGGGCACAGTCCTCGCTCCCGCCCCCAAGGGGCAGGGCCTGGGGCTGTCCCCACCCCAGGGGCGGGTCTCATTGCTGGGCCCCGCTTACCgggaggaggagcagcaccTGCTGGCCTACGAGAGCGACGAGGCAAAGGCACAGCGGCAGAGTGCGGACGCCCTGCAGGGCCTGCGGCAGCAGGTGGAGCGACTACGTGCAGAGCTCCTGTACGAGCGGAGGCGCAGCGAGGACCAGGCCGAGACCTTTGAGGAGGAGCGGCGGGTGtggcaggaggagaaggagaaggtcATCCACTACCAGAAGCAGCTGCAACAGAACTACATCCAGATGTACCGGCGCAACCGGGAGCTGGAGCGCGTGATGCGGGAGCTCAGTCTGGAGCTGGAGACCCGCGACCTGGAGGAGATCGAGGGGCCCGGCAACGAGATCCACTTCGAGGAGATCACCGCCACCGAGATCTAG